Proteins encoded by one window of Cystobacter ferrugineus:
- a CDS encoding transposase, whose translation MGWPLRMFQEEGYYFVTSRCFQGRLLLRPSAEVNEIVGGVLARAVQQSEGTIRLHAFTFASNHFHLLVWARGAALAGFMQYLHTNLSKKVGKLVDWSGGFWERRYSAEPVLDDTALVGRLRYVLAHGVKEGLVEKRAEWPGLTCLPQLLGPARRVFRWFNWTKRWSKRGSEELVGEGRFAREWAEPVELELARLPCWEGLQPVRERVMGAMACSWKPSD comes from the coding sequence ATGGGCTGGCCGCTGAGGATGTTCCAGGAGGAGGGCTACTACTTCGTCACGTCCAGGTGCTTCCAGGGGCGACTGCTGCTACGCCCCAGCGCGGAGGTGAACGAGATAGTAGGAGGGGTGCTGGCACGAGCCGTCCAGCAGAGCGAGGGCACCATCCGGCTGCACGCCTTTACCTTCGCCTCCAATCACTTCCACTTGTTGGTGTGGGCACGAGGAGCCGCGCTCGCCGGCTTCATGCAGTACCTGCACACCAACCTGTCCAAGAAGGTGGGCAAGCTGGTGGACTGGAGTGGAGGTTTCTGGGAGAGGCGCTACTCGGCGGAACCGGTGCTGGACGACACGGCGCTGGTGGGACGGTTGCGCTACGTGCTGGCCCATGGGGTGAAGGAGGGCCTGGTGGAGAAGCGCGCTGAGTGGCCGGGTCTCACGTGCCTGCCACAATTGCTGGGGCCGGCGCGCAGAGTGTTCCGGTGGTTCAACTGGACGAAGCGCTGGAGCAAACGGGGAAGTGAGGAGCTGGTGGGGGAGGGGCGCTTCGCACGGGAATGGGCCGAGCCAGTGGAACTGGAGCTCGCGCGACTGCCGTGCTGGGAAGGACTGCAACCGGTCCGAGAGCGTGTCATGGGAGCAATGGCTTGTTCGTGGAAGCCATCAGATTGA